A region from the Rufibacter sp. DG15C genome encodes:
- a CDS encoding IPExxxVDY family protein, producing MKSLKLDVDYDYDFDLYGVVSSSKEHTLAWALNKSFRLRLIKQADLCIDFLNKGRLVISNYLHSAEHGSLRLFRNRSVAMSTLPAPFLVPDIKEYDYLIQVTGSLDSFQEQLLHKLHAVPLVQYVRSFDPNSLRHRENLLF from the coding sequence ATGAAGTCTTTAAAGTTAGATGTGGACTACGATTACGACTTTGACTTATACGGGGTTGTATCGTCTAGCAAAGAGCACACCCTGGCTTGGGCTTTAAACAAATCTTTTAGATTGCGCCTTATCAAGCAGGCAGACCTTTGCATTGATTTCTTGAACAAGGGCCGGCTGGTCATCTCTAACTACCTGCACAGCGCAGAGCACGGCTCTCTTCGGTTATTCAGGAACCGTTCTGTGGCCATGAGTACCCTTCCCGCTCCTTTTCTGGTGCCAGACATTAAGGAATATGACTACCTAATTCAAGTAACAGGCAGCCTGGATTCATTTCAAGAGCAGTTATTGCACAAATTACACGCAGTACCGTTAGTACAATACGTGCGGTCTTTTGACCCCAATAGTTTACGTCACAGAGAAAACCTTTTATTTTAG
- a CDS encoding acyl carrier protein yields the protein MSEIAEKVKAIIIDKLGVEESEVTPEASFTNDLGADSLDTVELIMEFEKEFNVSIPDDQAENIATVGQAISYLEEHAK from the coding sequence ATGTCAGAAATCGCAGAAAAAGTAAAGGCTATCATCATTGACAAATTAGGCGTTGAAGAATCTGAGGTAACGCCAGAAGCTAGCTTTACAAACGACCTGGGTGCCGACTCTCTTGATACCGTAGAATTGATCATGGAATTCGAGAAAGAATTCAATGTTTCTATTCCAGACGATCAGGCTGAGAACATTGCAACGGTAGGCCAAGCGATCAGCTACCTGGAAGAGCACGCGAAGTAA
- the fabF gene encoding beta-ketoacyl-ACP synthase II: MELKRVVVTGLGALTPVGNSVSEYWDGLINGVSGAAPITRFDASKFKTRFACEVKGYDPEQYFDRKEARKMDLFTQFAMVVADQAVKDSGIDSEALDKDRIGVIWGSGIGGLRTFQEECVNFANGDGTPRFNPFFIPKMIADISAGSISIKYGFRGPNFVTVSACASASNAIIDSFNYIRLGMIDVVVTGGSEAAVTEAGVGGFNALKALSERNDSPESASRPFDKDRDGFVLGEGAGAIILEEYEHAKARGAKIYAEIIGGGMSADAYHITAPHPEGLGARNVMKNALKDAGIKPEEVDYINVHGTSTPLGDVSEAMAIEYVFGEHAYNLNISSTKSMTGHLLGAAGAIEAIACILAIQNGAVPPTINHSTDDEQFNSKLNFTFNKAQEREVNIALSNTFGFGGHNTSVIFRKFVD, encoded by the coding sequence ATGGAGCTTAAGAGAGTTGTAGTTACAGGCCTTGGTGCGCTTACCCCCGTGGGGAATTCCGTTTCAGAGTATTGGGACGGCCTAATCAACGGAGTAAGTGGCGCAGCGCCCATCACCCGCTTTGACGCCTCTAAGTTTAAGACTCGGTTTGCGTGCGAAGTTAAGGGATATGATCCTGAGCAATATTTTGACCGTAAAGAGGCCCGCAAAATGGACCTCTTTACGCAATTTGCTATGGTTGTGGCCGATCAGGCCGTGAAGGACTCAGGCATTGATTCTGAAGCACTGGACAAAGACCGCATTGGTGTTATCTGGGGCTCTGGGATTGGTGGTCTACGTACTTTCCAAGAAGAGTGTGTGAACTTCGCCAATGGTGACGGTACGCCACGCTTCAACCCGTTCTTCATCCCTAAGATGATTGCTGACATCAGCGCCGGGTCCATTTCTATCAAATACGGCTTCCGGGGACCTAACTTTGTGACGGTGTCTGCCTGTGCCTCTGCGTCTAACGCTATTATTGACTCTTTCAACTACATTAGGTTGGGGATGATAGACGTAGTGGTGACTGGTGGTTCTGAGGCAGCGGTGACAGAGGCAGGCGTTGGAGGCTTTAATGCTTTGAAAGCCCTTTCAGAGCGCAATGACTCTCCAGAGTCAGCATCTCGTCCGTTTGACAAAGACCGTGACGGTTTTGTGTTGGGCGAAGGCGCGGGTGCCATCATCCTGGAAGAGTACGAGCATGCCAAGGCGCGCGGTGCTAAAATCTACGCCGAGATCATTGGCGGAGGCATGTCAGCAGATGCGTACCACATTACCGCTCCGCACCCAGAAGGTTTGGGCGCGCGCAACGTAATGAAGAACGCCTTGAAAGACGCTGGCATCAAGCCAGAGGAAGTAGACTACATCAACGTGCACGGCACTTCTACTCCGCTGGGAGATGTAAGTGAGGCCATGGCCATTGAGTACGTGTTCGGGGAGCATGCTTATAACCTCAACATTAGCTCTACCAAGTCCATGACGGGTCACTTGCTGGGTGCGGCCGGTGCTATTGAAGCCATCGCATGTATTCTGGCTATCCAAAACGGCGCAGTTCCTCCTACCATCAACCACTCAACGGATGATGAGCAATTTAACTCCAAGCTTAACTTTACCTTTAACAAGGCACAGGAGCGCGAGGTGAATATTGCACTGAGCAACACGTTCGGGTTTGGGGGGCACAACACGTCTGTGATATTCCGCAAATTTGTTGACTAG
- the rnc gene encoding ribonuclease III: protein MSPIRPVLRAFHKFFYKDKAFVNAITQITGMAPDNLHLYQLAFTHTSFVRLNLKGNQETNERLEFLGDAILGAVVAEYLFKKYPYKDEGFLTEIRSRMVNRESLNSLAMKVGLSTLIKVDTTTGVSRHKFINGNALEALVGAVYLDKGYKQTKTFILDRLMKPHFDLHQLTTTTSNFKSKLIEWAQGQNRSIRFEIIGQKQSGSNTEFTAAVVVDDEAIGTGSGLSKKKAEQAAAEKSMEALKASGAIIG, encoded by the coding sequence GTGTCTCCGATTAGACCGGTTCTCCGCGCTTTTCACAAATTCTTCTACAAAGACAAAGCCTTTGTCAACGCCATCACGCAGATTACGGGCATGGCGCCAGACAACTTGCACCTGTACCAATTAGCGTTTACGCACACGTCCTTCGTGCGCCTGAACCTGAAAGGAAACCAGGAGACCAATGAGCGCCTTGAGTTTTTAGGGGATGCCATTTTAGGCGCGGTAGTAGCCGAGTACCTGTTCAAAAAATACCCTTACAAAGACGAAGGCTTCCTAACCGAGATCCGGTCCCGCATGGTGAACCGTGAGTCTTTGAACAGTCTAGCCATGAAAGTGGGCTTGTCTACGCTCATCAAGGTAGATACCACCACGGGTGTGTCGCGGCATAAGTTCATCAATGGCAATGCCCTAGAGGCATTGGTAGGCGCCGTATACCTGGACAAAGGCTACAAGCAGACTAAGACGTTCATCCTGGACCGGCTCATGAAGCCACACTTTGACCTGCACCAACTCACCACCACCACTAGCAACTTTAAGAGCAAACTCATTGAGTGGGCGCAAGGTCAGAACCGGAGCATTCGGTTTGAGATCATTGGGCAGAAGCAGTCTGGCAGCAACACAGAGTTCACCGCCGCTGTGGTAGTGGATGATGAGGCCATTGGCACTGGCAGCGGATTATCTAAGAAGAAAGCAGAGCAGGCCGCCGCCGAGAAAAGCATGGAAGCCCTCAAAGCCAGCGGCGCCATCATCGGTTAG